Proteins found in one Ovis aries strain OAR_USU_Benz2616 breed Rambouillet chromosome 19, ARS-UI_Ramb_v3.0, whole genome shotgun sequence genomic segment:
- the GNAT1 gene encoding guanine nucleotide-binding protein G(t) subunit alpha-1 encodes MGAGASAEEKHSRELEKKLKEDAEKDARTVKLLLLGAGESGKSTIVKQMKIIHQDGYSLEECLEFIAIIYGNTLQSILAIVRAMTTLNIQYGDSARQDDARKLMHMADTIEEGTMPKEMSDIIQRLWKDSGIQACFERASEYQLNDSAGYYLSDLERLVTPGYVPTEQDVLRSRVKTTGIIETQFSFKDLNFRMFDVGGQRSERKKWIHCFEGVTCIIFIAALSAYDMVLVEDDEVNRMHESLHLFNSICNHRYFATTSIVLFLNKKDVFSEKIKKAHLSICFPDYNGPNTYEDAGNYIKVQFLELNMRRDVKEIYSHMTCATDTQNVKFVFDAVTDIIIKENLKDCGLF; translated from the exons ATGGGGGCTGGGGCCAGCGCTGAGGAGAAGCACTCAAGGGAGCTGGAAAAGAAGCTGAAagaagatgctgagaaagatgctCGAACCGTGAAACTGCTGCTTCTGG GTGCCGGTGAATCCGGGAAGAGTACCATTGTCAAGCAGATGAA GATTATCCACCAGGACGGGTACTCACTGGAAGAGTGTCTCGAGTTCATTGCCATCATCTATGGCAACACGCTACAGTCCATCCTGGCCATCGTGCGTGCCATGACCACGCTCAACATCCAGTACGGAGACTCTGCGCGCCAG GACGACGCCCGGAAGCTGATGCACATGGCAGACACCATCGAGGAGGGTACGATGCCCAAGGAGATGTCAGATATCATCCAGCGGCTGTGGAAGGACTCCGGCATCCAGGCCTGTTTCGAGCGAGCCTCGGAGTACCAGCTCAACGACTCTGCTGGCTA CTATCTCTCAGACCTGGAGCGCCTGGTAACCCCGGGCTACGTGCCCACGGAACAGGATGTGCTGCGCTCCCGTGTCAAGACCACGGGTATCATTGAGACGCAGTTCTCCTTCAAGGACCTCAACTTTCG GATGTTCGATGTGGGCGGGCAGCGCTCAGAGCGCAAGAAGTGGATCCACTGCTTCGAGGGGGTGACCTGCATCATCTTCATCGCGGCGCTGAGCGCCTACGACATGGTGCTGGTGGAGGATGACGAAGTG AACCGCATGCACGAGAGCCTGCACCTGTTCAACAGTATCTGCAACCACCGCTACTTCGCCACTACGTCCATCGTGCTCTTCCTCAACAAGAAGGACGTCTTCTCGGAGAAGATCAAAAAGGCGCACCTTAGTATCTGCTTTCCGGACTACAACG gGCCCAACACGTATGAGGACGCCGGCAATTACATCAAGGTGCAATTCCTCGAGCTCAACATGCGACGCGACGTGAAAGAGATCTATTCCCACATGACATGCGCCACCGACACGCAGAACGTCAAGTTTGTCTTCGACGCTGTCACCGACATCATCATCAAGGAGAACCTCAAAGACTGCGGGCTCTTCTGA